TCAGACCCTGCAGGCCCTTGTACAGGCCCGAGATCACGTCGTCCTTGTACGTGTGGACGGCCGCCATGTCGATGCCCTCGAAGGTGGCCTTCACACCGAACTGGGCCGACTCACGGGCCTGGTCGGCGATCTCGCCGGCGTGCAGCAGAGCCTTCGTGGGGATGCAGCCGTTGTGCAGGCAGGTGCCGCCGACCTTTCCCTTCTCGATCAGTGCGACGTCCAGGCCCAGCTGCGCTCCGCGCAGGGCCGCGGCGTAACCGCCGCTACCACCGCCGAGGATCACTAGGTCGAAAACGGTGCTGGCGTCGTTCGCCACGTCACGTCCTCCATGCATGTGCGCCGTACGCCGGGCCCCGTCGCTGGGGTGTGACCGGCCGGTCGGCTGGTGTTCGGCCGCTTGCGTATGTCGGCCCTGTGGTGGGGGCCCTGTCCTGCCGAGAACCCATCTTCGCACTTGTTGGGGGCGGACGGGACGCGGGCCCCTGCTCCGGGACGGGCCGGCATCCGGCCCGGACCCCGGCGCGCGCGTACAGAATCGCGGAAACCGGCCGGTCAGGTACCGCTCAGGTGAACACGCACGGCCCCGGACGTATGCCCGGGGCCGTGTCACCGCCCGTGGACGGGCGCGCGTGGAGCGCGTACGGAGCCGGCGCGGGCCCCGGACGCGGCGGGTCAGCCCAGCTCGCCGTCGGCCGTACGCTCGGCCAGCCGGACCAGCGTGCGGACCGAGGAACCCGTGCCGCCCTTGGGCGTGTAGCCGTACGGCGCGCCCTCGTGGAAGGCCGGGCCCGCGATGTCCAGGTGGGCCCAGGCGATGCCCTCGCCGACGAACTCCTTCAGGAAGAGGCCGGCCACCAGGCCGCCGCCCATCCGCTCACCCATGTTCGCGATGTCGGCGGTCGGGGAGTCCATGCCCTTGCGCAGGTCGGCCGGGAGCGGCATCGGCCAGGACGCCTCACCGGCCTCCTCGGCGGTCTCGTGGACCGCGGTGCGGAAGGCGTCGTCGTTGGCCATCACACCGAAGGTGCGGTTGCCCAGCGCGAGGACCATCGCCCCGGTCAGCGTCGCCACGTCGACGATCGCGTCCGGCTTCTCCTCCGAGGCGCGGGTCAGCGCGTCGGCGAGGACCAGACGGCCCTCGGCGTCGGTGTTGAGGACCTCGACGGTCTTGCCGCTGTACATGCGCAGCACGTCACCCGGGCGGGTGGCGTTGCCGCCCGGCATGTTCTCGGCCAGCGCCAGCCAGCCGGTGACGTTGACCCGCAGGCCGAGACGGGCGGCCGAGACGACGGCGGCGAACACCGCGGCGGCGCCGGCCATGTCGCACTTCATCGTCTCGTTGTGACCGGCCGGCTTCAGCGAGATGCCGCCCGAGTCGTAGGTGATGCCCTTGCCGACCAGGGCGAGCGTCTTCTCCGCCTTGGGGTGGGTGTAGGCCAGCTTGACCAGGCGCGGGCCGTGGGCGGAGCCCTGCCCGACGCCGAGCAGACCGCCGAAGCCGCCCTTGACC
This DNA window, taken from Streptomyces nitrosporeus, encodes the following:
- a CDS encoding leucyl aminopeptidase encodes the protein MTALTLSTSGAATLRADAVVVGVAKGAEGLVVAPGAEAVDKAFDGKLAGILETLGASGAEGEVTKLPAPSGLKTPLVLVAGLGKAPEQDGAYDAEALRRAAGSAARALSGTKKAGFALPTESAEDAGAVAEGALLGAYAFTAYQGGEDKVVPKGAGKNGPKQPLAEVALLGAKPRDKAYKAAAERAIALTEEINRARDLVNTPPNDLYPESFAAVATAAGKEHGVKVQVLDEKALVKGGFGGLLGVGQGSAHGPRLVKLAYTHPKAEKTLALVGKGITYDSGGISLKPAGHNETMKCDMAGAAAVFAAVVSAARLGLRVNVTGWLALAENMPGGNATRPGDVLRMYSGKTVEVLNTDAEGRLVLADALTRASEEKPDAIVDVATLTGAMVLALGNRTFGVMANDDAFRTAVHETAEEAGEASWPMPLPADLRKGMDSPTADIANMGERMGGGLVAGLFLKEFVGEGIAWAHLDIAGPAFHEGAPYGYTPKGGTGSSVRTLVRLAERTADGELG